One segment of Gordonia terrae DNA contains the following:
- a CDS encoding HPP family protein encodes MNVRPAGRVGAALRGLGPATGGLSVREALRAGAGAGVALGLVGLVLAASEVDLRTGLFLIAPFGATAVLVFAAPNSPLAQPWPAVVGNTVSAAVGVAATLVVPLPALRVALAVGLSVALMIGCHAVHPPAGAVAMTAALSPETIQSLGFRFVLAPVLAGTLLLVVLAAGYARLTGRRYPYRRFDAAPPPAARLGLDEDELTGILDRYEQSLNLGVADLARLIGAAELQAAGHRAGPLAATDVMSRDLVTVGPETSLRDVAALFDEYGFTSLPVISGEGTFVGVVFQIHLVRRLMRPDGVELRAADVMSPEPAVAFPGTPVGALLPLLAESGCDAVPVLEGQTLVGIVTRTDLIAALARQTLRDPLPPGAVPPSAVPPSAVSPGAVSQ; translated from the coding sequence GTGAACGTGCGCCCAGCTGGCAGGGTCGGTGCAGCCCTGCGTGGCCTCGGTCCGGCGACCGGGGGTCTCTCGGTCCGTGAGGCGCTTCGGGCGGGGGCCGGCGCCGGGGTCGCGCTCGGACTCGTCGGCCTGGTGCTCGCCGCGTCTGAGGTGGACCTGCGGACCGGGCTCTTCCTGATCGCACCGTTCGGCGCGACCGCAGTGCTCGTCTTCGCCGCACCGAACAGTCCGCTGGCGCAGCCGTGGCCCGCGGTGGTGGGCAACACGGTGTCGGCGGCGGTGGGAGTGGCTGCGACACTTGTCGTTCCGCTGCCGGCGCTCCGGGTGGCGCTGGCGGTGGGGCTGTCCGTGGCACTGATGATCGGATGTCATGCGGTTCATCCGCCTGCCGGTGCGGTGGCGATGACGGCTGCGCTCAGTCCGGAGACGATCCAGTCGCTGGGCTTCCGTTTCGTCCTCGCGCCGGTCCTTGCCGGCACACTCCTGCTGGTCGTCCTCGCCGCCGGGTACGCACGGCTGACCGGGCGGCGTTATCCGTATCGCCGCTTCGACGCCGCGCCCCCACCGGCCGCCCGACTCGGTCTCGACGAAGACGAACTGACCGGGATCCTCGATCGGTACGAGCAGTCGCTCAACCTCGGTGTCGCCGACCTCGCACGCCTCATCGGGGCTGCGGAGCTCCAGGCCGCCGGGCATCGTGCGGGTCCGCTCGCCGCGACGGATGTGATGTCCCGAGACCTGGTGACGGTGGGCCCCGAGACCTCGCTGCGGGACGTCGCGGCCCTCTTCGACGAGTACGGCTTCACCTCGCTGCCGGTGATCTCGGGCGAGGGGACGTTCGTCGGGGTGGTGTTCCAGATCCATCTCGTGCGCCGGCTGATGCGTCCCGACGGGGTCGAGCTGCGCGCCGCGGATGTGATGTCGCCGGAACCGGCCGTCGCCTTCCCGGGAACGCCGGTCGGGGCCCTGCTGCCCCTGCTCGCGGAGAGCGGATGCGACGCGGTCCCGGTACTGGAGGGCCAGACCCTGGTCGGCATCGTGACCCGGACCGACCTCATCGCGGCGCTCGCTCGGCAGACGCTGCGGGACCCGCTGCCGCCCGGCGCCGTGCCTCCCAGTGCCGTGCCTCCCAGTGCCGTGTCCCCCGGCGCCGTGTCCCAGTAG
- a CDS encoding aldehyde dehydrogenase family protein, with the protein MTAVAPDTAQHTALHPRVRDFISADRPMLIGGDWVSSASGRTFETIDPATARPITSVAHGDAADIDRAVRAARQAFDDGPWTRMKPNERERLLWRVGDILTERAEEFGQLEALDNGKAATIAAAVDTNWSADIFRYNAGLATKITGSTVDVSMPFVPGGEFHAYTLREPVGVCGLIVPWNFPLLMAAFKLAPALAAGNTVILKPAEQTPLTALLLGEVFQEAGFPPGVVNIVTGYGEAGAALAAHDDVDKIAFTGSTEVGKKIVDAAKGNLKKVSLELGGKSPNIVFADADFEKAVAGSVAAWMFNHGQCCVAGTRLFVERPIFDDFTAAVAEAASQAKIGPGLDPTTELGPLVSQEQFDRVSGYLSAGLADGARALTGGKRWGDEGFFIEPTVFVDVEPSFSIVQEEIFGPVVAAMPFDADTGVAAAANDSIYGLAAGIWTTDLSKAHRTARQIKAGSVWVNQYNGFDTAMPFGGYKQSGWGRELGSSAIELYTQTKAVNISL; encoded by the coding sequence ATGACCGCCGTCGCACCCGACACCGCCCAGCACACCGCCCTGCACCCGCGTGTTCGCGACTTCATCTCCGCCGACCGCCCGATGCTGATCGGCGGTGACTGGGTGTCGTCGGCGTCGGGGCGCACCTTCGAGACCATCGATCCCGCCACGGCACGCCCGATCACCTCGGTCGCGCACGGCGACGCGGCCGACATCGACCGCGCGGTCCGCGCCGCGCGCCAAGCCTTCGACGACGGTCCCTGGACCCGGATGAAGCCCAATGAGCGCGAGCGCCTGCTCTGGCGGGTCGGCGACATCCTCACCGAACGCGCCGAGGAGTTCGGTCAGCTCGAGGCGCTCGACAACGGCAAGGCGGCCACCATCGCCGCGGCGGTCGACACCAACTGGTCCGCCGACATCTTCCGCTACAACGCGGGCCTCGCCACCAAGATCACCGGGTCCACGGTCGACGTCTCGATGCCGTTCGTGCCCGGCGGCGAATTCCACGCGTACACCCTGCGCGAGCCGGTCGGCGTGTGCGGCCTGATCGTGCCGTGGAACTTCCCGCTGCTGATGGCCGCGTTCAAGCTGGCTCCCGCACTGGCGGCCGGCAACACCGTCATCCTCAAGCCGGCCGAGCAGACCCCGCTGACAGCCCTGCTCCTCGGCGAGGTGTTCCAAGAGGCCGGCTTCCCGCCGGGAGTGGTCAACATCGTCACCGGTTACGGCGAGGCCGGAGCCGCGCTCGCCGCGCACGACGACGTCGACAAGATCGCCTTCACCGGTTCGACCGAGGTCGGCAAGAAGATCGTCGATGCCGCCAAGGGCAACCTCAAGAAGGTGTCGCTGGAACTCGGCGGCAAGAGCCCCAACATCGTGTTCGCCGACGCGGACTTCGAGAAGGCGGTGGCCGGGTCGGTGGCCGCATGGATGTTCAACCACGGCCAGTGCTGTGTCGCCGGGACACGACTGTTCGTCGAACGGCCCATCTTCGACGACTTCACCGCAGCCGTCGCCGAGGCCGCGTCCCAGGCCAAGATCGGCCCCGGCCTCGATCCGACGACCGAACTGGGTCCGCTGGTCAGCCAGGAACAGTTCGATCGCGTGTCGGGATATCTCTCGGCCGGCCTCGCCGACGGGGCACGAGCACTGACCGGTGGAAAGCGTTGGGGCGATGAGGGATTCTTCATCGAACCGACCGTCTTCGTCGACGTCGAGCCGAGCTTCTCGATCGTGCAGGAGGAGATCTTCGGTCCCGTCGTCGCCGCCATGCCCTTCGACGCGGACACCGGTGTCGCGGCCGCCGCCAACGACTCCATCTACGGTCTGGCAGCGGGCATCTGGACCACCGACCTGTCCAAGGCGCATCGGACCGCTCGGCAGATCAAGGCCGGCTCGGTGTGGGTGAACCAGTACAACGGCTTCGACACGGCCATGCCGTTCGGCGGCTACAAGCAGTCGGGCTGGGGACGCGAACTCGGCTCGTCGGCCATCGAGCTCTACACCCAGACCAAGGCCGTCAACATCTCGCTCTGA
- a CDS encoding NDMA-dependent alcohol dehydrogenase — protein MSLTTKAAVLTGPGKPFEIVELDLDEPRQGEVLIKYTAAGLCHSDLHLTDGDLPPRYPIVGGHEGSGIIEAVGPGVTKVKPGDHVVCSFIPNCGTCRYCSTGRQNLCDMGATILEGSMPDGTFRFHGGGDDFGAMCMLGTFAERATISQHSVVKVDEWLPLDKAVLVGCGVPSGWGTSVYAGGVRAGDTVVIYGIGGLGINAVQGAVSAGAKYIVVVDPVALKRDTALKFGATHAFADAAEAAEKVNELTWGQGADQALILVGTVDAEVVANATAVVGKGGTVVITGLADPTKLTVQVSGTDLTLNQKTIKGSLFGSANPQYDIVKLLRLYDAGQLKLDELVTQTYTLDQVNDGYQDLRDGKNIRGVIIHAE, from the coding sequence ATGTCACTCACCACCAAGGCCGCCGTCCTCACCGGACCCGGAAAGCCGTTCGAGATCGTCGAACTCGACCTCGACGAGCCCCGCCAGGGCGAGGTGCTGATCAAGTACACCGCGGCCGGCCTGTGCCACTCCGATCTCCATCTCACCGACGGCGACCTCCCGCCCCGCTATCCCATCGTGGGCGGCCACGAGGGTTCGGGCATCATCGAGGCGGTCGGCCCCGGGGTCACCAAGGTCAAGCCGGGCGACCACGTGGTGTGCAGCTTCATCCCGAACTGCGGGACCTGCCGCTACTGCTCCACCGGCCGGCAGAACCTCTGCGACATGGGCGCCACCATTCTCGAGGGATCGATGCCCGACGGCACATTCCGATTCCACGGCGGCGGTGACGATTTCGGTGCCATGTGCATGCTCGGCACCTTCGCCGAACGCGCGACGATCTCGCAGCACTCGGTCGTCAAGGTCGACGAGTGGTTGCCGCTCGACAAGGCGGTCCTCGTCGGTTGCGGCGTTCCGTCCGGCTGGGGCACGTCCGTGTACGCGGGCGGCGTACGCGCCGGTGACACGGTGGTCATCTACGGCATCGGTGGACTGGGCATCAACGCGGTCCAGGGTGCGGTCTCGGCGGGTGCCAAGTACATCGTGGTCGTCGACCCCGTCGCGCTCAAGCGGGACACCGCGCTGAAATTCGGTGCGACACATGCCTTCGCCGACGCCGCCGAGGCCGCGGAGAAGGTCAACGAGCTGACCTGGGGACAGGGCGCCGACCAGGCCCTCATCCTCGTCGGCACGGTCGACGCCGAGGTGGTGGCGAATGCGACCGCCGTGGTCGGCAAGGGCGGCACCGTGGTGATCACCGGGCTCGCCGACCCGACGAAGCTGACCGTGCAGGTCTCCGGAACCGATCTGACCCTCAACCAGAAGACGATCAAGGGCAGTCTGTTCGGCTCGGCCAACCCGCAGTACGACATCGTCAAACTGTTGCGCCTGTACGACGCCGGGCAACTCAAGCTCGACGAACTGGTCACGCAGACCTACACCCTCGACCAGGTCAACGACGGATACCAGGATCTGCGCGACGGCAAGAACATCCGCGGGGTCATCATCCACGCGGAGTGA
- a CDS encoding Pr6Pr family membrane protein produces MTATWWIRLLRIAFAALGVSALVYQAALRHGDAGFTLANFFSYFTVLSNIVAALVLLAGGLFAPSTPMWEWLRGAATTCMVITGIVYALLLQGIDVDVTYAWVNDVLHRVIPLVMLLDWIVVRARRLPERAWLTWLAIPLVYGVYTLIRGPIVDWYPYPFIDPRGQGYLSMTISLVVVFVGMAFMSFGVYWAGTRGRRPDRDEADAG; encoded by the coding sequence GTGACCGCAACCTGGTGGATACGCCTGCTCCGCATCGCCTTCGCCGCACTGGGCGTCAGCGCTCTGGTGTACCAGGCCGCCCTGCGCCACGGCGACGCCGGATTCACCCTCGCGAACTTCTTCAGCTATTTCACGGTGCTGAGCAACATCGTCGCCGCGCTCGTCCTGCTCGCCGGCGGTCTCTTCGCGCCCAGCACGCCGATGTGGGAGTGGCTTCGCGGGGCGGCCACCACCTGCATGGTGATCACCGGCATCGTCTACGCACTACTGCTGCAGGGAATCGACGTCGACGTCACCTACGCCTGGGTCAACGACGTACTCCATCGCGTCATCCCGCTCGTGATGCTGCTGGACTGGATCGTGGTACGCGCCCGCCGACTACCGGAGCGCGCGTGGCTGACCTGGCTCGCGATCCCGCTCGTGTACGGCGTCTACACACTGATCCGCGGCCCGATCGTGGACTGGTACCCCTACCCGTTCATCGACCCACGTGGACAGGGCTATCTGTCGATGACGATCTCGCTCGTCGTCGTGTTCGTCGGCATGGCGTTCATGTCGTTCGGTGTGTACTGGGCGGGCACCCGGGGTCGGCGACCCGACCGCGACGAGGCCGACGCGGGCTAG
- a CDS encoding TetR/AcrR family transcriptional regulator: protein MTASSANARSPQQERSRLTRERLLRSTVDALAADGWSAATVAAVAERAGVSRGAAQHHFPTRETLITAALEQVFEDMTRATGGAPDASSERADGVTPSRVIRAVQRAVDVYTGTEFKAALQVWAAAASDPALRRLILPLEAKFARAAHQRTMAAMGVSPDDETGFRLVQATLDMARGLGLADTLSDDSARRALVVDTWSAQLVAALGSD from the coding sequence ATGACCGCGTCGTCGGCGAATGCCCGTTCGCCGCAGCAGGAACGCTCGCGCCTGACCCGCGAGCGCCTGCTGCGGTCCACGGTCGACGCGCTGGCCGCAGACGGTTGGTCGGCCGCCACCGTGGCCGCGGTCGCCGAACGCGCCGGAGTGTCCCGCGGCGCTGCGCAACACCATTTCCCGACACGCGAGACCCTCATCACCGCCGCGCTCGAGCAGGTCTTCGAGGACATGACCCGTGCGACCGGCGGGGCGCCCGACGCCTCGTCGGAGCGAGCGGACGGGGTGACCCCGAGCCGGGTCATCCGCGCCGTCCAGCGGGCCGTGGACGTCTACACCGGCACCGAATTCAAAGCCGCCCTGCAGGTCTGGGCCGCCGCCGCGTCCGATCCCGCACTGCGCCGGCTCATCCTGCCCCTGGAGGCGAAGTTCGCCCGGGCGGCCCATCAGCGGACGATGGCCGCGATGGGGGTGTCCCCGGACGACGAGACCGGCTTTCGACTCGTGCAGGCGACGCTCGACATGGCGCGCGGACTGGGCCTGGCGGACACGCTGTCCGACGACTCGGCCCGGCGAGCACTGGTCGTCGACACGTGGTCGGCGCAACTCGTCGCTGCGCTCGGGAGCGACTAG